ATTCAGGAACAACAAGTCGCCGGGTGGATTCAGCGACAGCAGCACCTGGGGCGGCGCATGGTCGGGTGGGGCAGCTGCGCCGGGCGGGGTGAGATCGAACTCACCGGCCAGGCTAGCGTCCCACAGCCAGGTGCTGGCCTCGCAGGCAGCATACTGGCTGCACGGATCGTCGCCCGCGCCGAACCAGCCATAGGGATCGACCTGTTTACCGTTATGGCGCACCTCGAAATGCAGGTGCGGCGTACCAACCACGAAGCCAGTCTTGCCGCTGCTGCCGATCAGATCGCCGGCGCGCACCGGCACGCCCGCACCAGTGTCGACCTCGCCGCGAAACTTCTTGGCAAACTTATCGAGGTGCCAGTAGACCGTCACATAGCCGCCGGGGTGCTCGATCCACACGCCATTGCCGCGGTGGGTGCTGGCGTGCGCAATCCCGGCGGCGGCGGCGTAGATGTATGTCCCGATCGGCTGGTCGGGGAAGTAGAAATCGTGACCATCGTGGCCGTCGTACTGCAGGTTGCCCTGGCCGAGGTAGTTGACCACGTAGCCGTTATCGTCTTTGCCGGTGTCGACGGTTGGGAACATGTGGTCGAAGTACGCCAGGTGAACCACGCGCGTACCGGCGGCCCAGGGGCGCTGCAAGAAGCCACTGATAGCTGCGGGCTGCGGCAGGCGCGCGTCGGGCAGCTGATTGTCGAAGTACTGCTGAAAGGCCTGGTTGAAGCGCACGATCGCGTCTAGCCAGCCTGCCCGCGTGCGGCCCTTTGCCAGGAAGCGCTGCATAGCCACGCCCTCGGGAGCCTGATCGAGGCTCAGCGTCTGGGTGGTGTCGTCGGTGAAGCGCAGCACCGGCGGGCGCTGGTATGGCCCGAGGCCGGCGCGCAGTTCGCGGCCGGCCCAATCGAGCTGTGCGGCGAAGCCGGCCGGGCCGGCGGCACCGAAGGGCATGCTCAGCGCCGAGGCGGGTGGGCTAGGCGCGCTGAGCAGCGCGCTAGAGGCTTCGAGCAGGGCCAGCAGGATGCGTGGGCTGACGCCGTAGTAGGCGCTGGTGGCCTGAATGATCTCGGCGGCGGTGTGTACGCCGTCGTGGTAGTGCTTGAGCGGCCCTGGTTGCGCCTCGAGAAAGCCCTGCACGTCGTGCTCGACTGGGGCGGGTGGCGCGGCGTGGGCAGCTGGGGCCGCAGCGATCAGCAGTGCGATGAGGGTGCCGAGCAGCACCCGAGTTGGCCGGAATGTCACGATTGCTCCACGACAGGATGTGTTTGGCTGCGATCCTACCATGCGCATGCGCAGGCGTCAACGCCGGCGCGCGATCGATCCGGTGACATTCAGTTCATCCTCGTGTGCCAGCACGATTCGGCCCGCTGCGGCCGGGTATACGCTACGCCGTTCTGGTGTATCATATGCGGTATGCAGGCACCCGCGCAACAACCGATCCCGCTACTGGCGATCGTTGGGCCGACGGCAGTAGGCAAGACGGCCCTTGCGATCAGGCTGGCCCACGCGCTCGGCGGCGAGATCGTCTCGGCCGACTCGCGCCAGATCTACTGCGGCATGGACATCGGCACGGCCAAGCCTGGCCCGGCCGAGCGCGCGGCCGCGCCACACCACCTGATCGATCTTGTCGTACCTAGCCAGGAGTTCTCGCTGGCGCTGTATCAGGAGCACGCGTATGCGGCGATTGCCAATATCGCCGGGCGGGCGCGGCTACCACTGCTGGTGGGCGGCACCGGCCAGTATCTGGCCGCTGTGCTCGAGGGCTGGCAGATCCCGCGCGTACCACCACAGCCCGAGCTGCGCGCCGCGCTCGAGCGCGTGGCCGAGCAGCAGGGCGCTGAGGTGCTGCATGCGCGCCTGGCACAGATCGATCCGGTAGCGGCGGCTGGGATTGCGCCTACAAATGTGCGGCGGGTGATCCGCGCGATCGAGGTGTACGAGCTGACCGGCCGGCCGATCTCGGTGCAACAAGCCAAGCTGCCGCCGCCCTACCACATCCGCACGCTCTGGCTAACGCTACCGCCGGCAGAGCTGTATGCGCGGATCGATGCGCGCGTCGACGCGATGATCGCCGCAGGACTCGAGCACGAGGTGCGTGGCCTGGTCGAGTGCGGCTACGGCTGGGAGCTGCCGGCCATGTCGAGCCTGGGCTACCGCGAGTTCCAGCCGTACTTTGCGGGTACCGCCACCCAGGCCGAGGTAATCACGCGGCTGAAGTTCGATACACACGCATTTGCACGCCGGCAGGCCAGCTGGTTTCGGCGCCTGTCACACGTCGTGCAGCTGCCCGCCGACGCCCCGGCGCTGCTCGAGCGCGCGCTCGCGTGCGTGGCCGATGTGCGCGGCTAGCCCAGCAGTCAGCAGCGGCACTGCCTACTGCTGACTGCTGACTACGACCAGCAACGCACGTCTCCTAGTGGCCTTCGGCCTGGTGGGCCTTCTGAGCCTCGATCAGGCCTTGCGCCAGGTGCTGTGGCACATCCTCGAAGTGATCGAACTGCATGCTGAAGCGGCCGCGCCCCTGTGTGAGCGAGCGCAGATCAGTCGCGTAGCGCTGGATCTCGGCCAGCGGCGCATGCGCGCTGATCGTGGTGCGGCCGCTGCCATCGGGCAGCATGCCCGACACGCGCCCGCGCCGGGTGGTCATATCACTCATGATATCGCCGGCAAACTGGTCGGGCACGCTGATCTCGAGCGCGTAGATCGGCTCCATGATCACTGGCTGAGCCTTCTGCGCAGCGATCTTGAAGGCTTCGTGGCCGGCAATCTTGAACGCGATCTCTTTGCTATCGACCGGGTGCATCTTGCCGTCGAACAGCGTCACGCGCACATCGACCATATGATTGCCCGACACCACGCCCTCGGCCATGGCCTCGCGCACGCCTTTCTCGACCGCCGGCACGAAGGTGCGGTCGATCACGCCGCCGACGATCGCATTCACGAATTCAAGCGGGTCTTCGCGGGCCGGGTCGGGCGCCAGCGGCTCGATCCGGATGGTCACATCGCCGAACTGCCCGGCGCCACCGGTCTGCTTCTTATGGCGATACTGCGCCTCGGCCTTGCCGCGGATGGTCTCGCGGTAGGCCACGCGCGGTAGATCGAGATCGACATCGACGTTGAACTTGCGCTTCATGCGCTCGGCGATGATCTGCAGGTGCGGCTCACCCAGGCCCGACAGCAGCGTCTCGCCGGTCTGCTGATCGCGCGAGACCTTCAGAGTCGGGTCTTCTTCCATCACGTTGTGCAGCGCCCCACCGAGCCGGTCGAGATCGGCGCGTGTCTTCGGCTTGACCATGGCGCTATAAGCCACGGCCGGGAACTGGATTGAGGCAAGCTGAAGCGGGCGATCGTGCGAACACAGCGTGTCGTTGGTTGCCACCTCGGCCAGCTTGGTCACAATGCCGATATCGCCAGGGCCGAGCAGCGGCACCGAGATCTGCTCTTTGCCGCGAATCTGGTACACCTGGCCGATGCGCTCGTCTTTGCGCGTACGCGGGTTATAGAGCGACGAGTTGGCGTGCAGCTCGCCGCTGAACACGCGCACGAACGAGATCTTGCCATATGGATCGACCAGCGTCTTGAACACCAGCGCACTGAACGGCTCGTGGACGGCGGGCTTGAGCTCGATTGGCGTGCCGCTGAGCAGGTCGGTGGCGGTAGCAATCGTGCGCACTGCCGAGGGAATGCTGTCGATGATCCCATCGAGCAGCTGCGCGGTGCCGTGGGCCTGGTCGGCCGCGCCGCAGAACACCGGCACGATCGTGCCATTGGCGATACCGGCGCGCAAACCGCGCTGGATGTCGTCGGGGCTAAGCGCGTCGGCGCCGCCATCGAGATATTTTTCGATCAGGTCGTCGTTCGTCGCGGCGATCTTGTCGATCAGCTTCTCGCGCCACTCTTGCTCGAGGCCTACCAGATCGGCCGGGATATCGGCCTCGACGAACGTGCCGTCGTGCTTCTCGGCGATCATCCAGGCGCGCTGGCGGCGGAGCGAGATGATACCCTTGAACTCACGCTGCGACCCGATCGGAATTTGCATGGGGATGATCGCCTCGTCGAGCATCTGCTGGGCCTGCTCGACGGTGCGGAAGAAGTTCGCGTTCTCGCGATCGAGCTTGTTAATGAAAATAATTCGCGGCACCCCGGCCGCCCTGGCGGCTTCCCACACCGCCTCGGTGCCTACCTCGACGCCGCCGGCCGCGTCCATCACGATCACTGCGCCGTCGATCACGCGCATGGCCGACGCGACCTCGCCGGCGAAGTCGGCGTAGCCGGGAACATCGATCAGGTTGATCTTGTCGTCTTTCCACTCGGCTGGGGCGACGCTCAGGTTGATCGACATGCGGCGCCTCTGCTCGTCGGGGTCGTAGTCGCTGACGGTATTGCCGTCTTCGACACGGCCCGCGCGGGTGATGGCCTTGGCGGTGAGCAACAGCGCCTCCATGAGCGTGGTCTTCCCGCAGCCGCCATGGCCGAAGAGCCCAATATTGTGGATCTTCTCGGGTCCATAGGATCGCATCAGGTCCTCCTTGACAGAGCGAAGGGTGACATTGGTGCAGAGCGAAACGATCTGAGGTGCATGCGATGGTATCGCATAGGCGTGTGGCGTATGGTGTGCGGCTGGCGTCCTCCGTTCCAAACGTCAGGTCGAACTCGATCCGCTACCAGGGGTTTAAGAGAGTATTATAAGCATTTTCAGGGGCTGGTCAACAAAATTGGGCGCGGGTGGCGCCTCTGGCCGTGAAGGTTTGGCGACAATTCGAGGCAGTTTCGCAACTGCCCGCGTGCCCGGCGGCAAGGCACCGCCGCCGGCCCATGTATGGGCGAATCTCGCGTTTGCTCTGGGGCTGCTCGCTCTGCGCGCATGCCTCAGGGCCGCCCCGAGGATCGCTCGTGATAGCAACATTGAATTACCGTGGCATCGTGTCTCGCCGGGCGAGGCATACGTCGATGCTCAACAGGCTGCGAGCACATCGCTTACCGGAAGGCGCTGGGAAACCCTGCCGGTTTCCCAGCGGGGGTGCGGGGCGCAGCATCCCGAATTGAGACCGATCTCTCATCGGGCATGCTTGCGGCGCGCCGGGGCGCCGGCTATACTGATCGTGCGAGAAAAGGAGTCACGATGCTTGATCGAATGCTGCGCCGCGCCGGTGCAGGCTTGCTGGTGTTGCTGCTGGCCGGCACAGCCGCAGCTACGCCCCGTACCGCTATCGTCGTGCCGGCCGGCTTCACCGACGTGCTGGTCGCCAGTGTTGCCGCGCCAACTGCGATTGCGTTCGCCACACCCACGCGCCTGCTGATCACGTCACAGTCCGGCCAGCTGTGGGTCAACCAGGCCGGCGCGCCCACCAATACACTCGCGCTCGACCTGACTGTCGGCGGGCGTGTCTGCACCAACTCCGAGCGCGGCTTGCTCGGTGTCGCGGTCGACCCGAACTTCGCCAGCAATCATTTTATCTACCTGTACTACACCTATAAGAAGTTTGGCGTGTGCCCAACGGGCGACCCGACCAACCCGCAGGTGCCAGTCAACCGTATCGCGCGCTATACGCTCTCCGATGCCAATCTCGCGAGTGGCGAGACAGTGCTAATCGACAACATCCCCTCGCCCAACGGCAATCACAACGGCGGCGACCTGCACTTCGGCCAGGATGGCTACCTGTACGTGAGTGTTGGCGACGGCGGGGCCGACTACGCCGGCGACAGCGGTAGCGCAGGCGCGAATGATGCCGCGCGCGACCGCTTCATCCTGCTCGGCAAGATCCTGCGGATCACTCGCGATGGCAACATCCCGCCCGATAACCCATTCCAGGGCGCTGGCACCGCGCGCTGCAACGTGAGTGGCCGTACCAGTGCCGACAATACATGCCAGGAGACCTTTGCGTGGGGGTTGCGCAACCCGTTTCGCTTTGCGTTCAAACCCGGTACCAACCAGTTCTTCATCAACGACGTTGGGCAGAACGCCTGGGAGGAGATCGACCAGGGCCAGGCCGGCGCCGATTACGGCTGGAACTGCCGCGAGGGTGGGCACCCCAACAACACTGGCGGCAAGTGCAGCCCCGCCCCGCTGAATATGGTTGCCCCCATCCACGAGTACGACCACAGCTCGTGCAGCTCGATCACCGGCGGCGCATTCGTGCCGGCAGGCGTGTGGCCGGCCGACTACGATGGCGCCTATCTGTACGCCGATTACGTCTGCGGCAAAATCTTCACGCTCAAGCAGCAGGCCAGCAGCTATGTTGCGGCCGAGTTTGCTACGAACATGGGTGTGAACAGTGCTACATCGCTGGTGTTTGGCCCGTATAACGGCAGCCAGGCGTTGTACTACACCACCTACGCCAGTGGCGGCCAGATCCGACGGATCAGTGCCAGCGCCGGCCAGAATCGCGCGCCGACCGCCGTGCTGAGCGCAGCGCCGCAATTTGGCGCTGCACCGCTGACGGTAGCCTTCAGCGCGGCCGGCAGCACCGACCCGGACGGCGACGCGCTGAGCTATGATTGGGATTTCGGCGATGGTTCGGCCCACGCCAGCGGCGCCGCTGTTGCCTACCAGTATGCGGCCGGCACCTACACTGCCACGCTCAAGGTCAGCGATGGCAAGGGCGGCGTCGGCAGCGCCACGCAGCGGATCGACTCGGGCAACACCCCACCCACAGCGACGATCGACGCGCCCGACCCGGCGCTGCGCTTTGCGGTTGGCCAGTCGATCACACTGCAAGGCAGCGCCACCGACGCCCAGGATGGTACGCTGGCGGGCAATCGGTTGAGCTGGCGGGTGTTGCTGCATCACAATACGCACACCCACCCGTTTGCCGGGCCGGCCAGCGGCGCAAGCCTCACATTCAGCGCACCCGCGCCGGAAGATCTGGCCGCCACTAGCACGAGCTACCTTGAAGTGCAGCTCAGCGCAACCGACTCGACTGGGCTGACCAGCGTGATTACGCGCGAGCTGCGGCCAAACCTGGTCGACATAACCTTTGACACGGTGCCGGCCGGCCGGGCGCTACTGGTCAACAATGTCGCGATCAATGCGCCGCGCACACAGGTATCGTGGCAAGGTTACGCGCTGGCTGTATCGGCGCCGGCCCAGCGCGACGCCGAGGGCACTTGGATTGTGATCACGGCGTGGTCGGATGGCGCGCCGGGGCGGTCGCGCACGATTGTTACGCCGGCGAGTGCAGCTGGCTACACTGCCACGTTTGGCCCGGCCAGCGTGCGCTACCTGCCGCGCATCACGCAGCCATAGGCGCGGGTTGGGCTACCGCCTGCGCCGAGCGGTTATACCATGTCAAGAATGCTATCAAGACCACGGCGCAACCCGACAAACGAATTGACCCTGCGGATCGCTAAGAGGGCGCCATCAACGTACGGTTGGGCGCTACTGCCCGAGTCATGCCGGATCGTGAGTTTTTGATCGGGCATGCCGAAAATAACCTCTGCTGAGATGGTAAATCCAGGCAGCCGCAGGGAATGAACCTGTGATCCACTAACGCGTGCGCCGCGCGTTTCCACAATGCCCTGGGTCTGTTCCAGCGGAACAGTGAGTTCAGAGGGGCGGATACGCGACAGGCGGGCGGCTAATTCACGCACGGTTCCACTTGGCGTGTCTGGTTTGTGATCACTTGCATAATCAATAATTTCCCATTGTGGAATAAGCTTGGCCGCCATCTCTGCAAATTTCTGTAATAAGACCACGGTGAGCGCAAAATTACCAACCGCTAACACGCCACGCTGGTGCTGTTCGGCGGCGGCGGCAATGGCGGCATAATCGGCGTCCGATAACCCCGATGTGCCAATCACCACATGCGCACCGTGCTCCAACGCTGCCAGGCTGTGCGCTTTGGCGACCGCTGGCGTGGTGTACTCGAAAAAGACATCGCAGGGATGGGTGAGCGCTTCTACTGCGGTTGCATAGATCGGGCATGTCAACCGTGGCTCTACCAGGACATCACCAAGCGTGTGGTGGGCGTGTGTGCGAGATACCGCAGCTACAAGCTCAATCCCGTCGGATTGGGCGATGCTGCGGGCCAGGGCCGACCCGGCCCACCCGGTTGCACCAGCGAGACAAACTCGGATCGTCATGGTGGCGTATCGCTTTCATGTAGGCGCCAAGCAGCAGCATGGTTGAGCAAGTATGTATCATACCATGCGTGTCGCGCGGTCAGATCGGCAATGCCTGGTCATTTGCGCTGATCAGGCCGGCTACGATACTCTGCATTTGGAAGCCACGACCCCTCACAACCATTCTCCAGGATCGTCACATACCCTGGATCAGCCGGATTGACACTGAGTTCAACGCGGAAGCCAAGCCGTCGATGGAGCGTAACCGAGCGCTCATTTGCGAGAAATACCCAGCCCACAAGCCGCCTGAGCCGTAGATCATCGAACGCATGGCCAATGACCGCCTGGCATGCTTCGAAGGCGTACCCTTGTCCCCAGAAACGCCGTCCAAAGGCAAAGGCCAGCTCAACTTCCAGTGAATTGAAAGGTGGGTCAGGTTCATCGTTCCATCGTGCAAACGAGTTGACATAGCTATTCAAATGGATCTGGCCGATGAACGCGTGGTGCTCTTTCAGAATCACAGCGTAACGTCCCAGCTCGTCGCTGGCCCACACGCCTATACAGCTGGCGATTCGTGTGCGTACCTGCTCGAGCGTCTGCACGCCTTGGCCGCTATAATACTGCACCACCTCACTATCACTGTAGATCTCGCGATAGGCCGCTTCAGCGTCCTCCAGGGTGAAGGGCCGCAACAGCAGGCGGGGCGTCTCCAACGTTTTCATAGACTGTCCTGTGTATGAATTGATTGGCAGTATCAGACGAAAGCCACAAAATACGCTCTGTAGCGCTGTCACAACATTATCGAGCAGCCAGAAAGTCACACACCCGTTGTGTGAGGAGCGCGGTGGCCTCGGCGTCGTACGACGGCAGTGAGCTATCGGCAAAGTAGTGTTGATCACCGGGGTATAGAAACAGCTCGGCCGCATCGGCTGATTCGACCAGCGCCCGCGCTGCGTCGATGTCGCCCTCGCCGACAAAGATCGGATCAGCGTTCATCCCATGCACTTGTACCGGCACCCCTTTCGGCCAGGATGCCCCGAACTCCGAAACCGGCACGCAGGAATAGAAGAGCAGCGCACCGCAGGCTCCTGGCCGGGTTTGGGCGAGCATCTGTGCCGGGACGACACCGAGCGAGAAGCCGGCGTAGACTAGCTCGGCCGGCAGCCCCTCGGCTGCTCGCACGCCACGCTCAACCAGCGTGCCAAACCCCACTTCCCTGGCAAAGCTCATGCCCTGCTCTAGGGTGTCGAAGGTGCGGCCTTCAAACAGATCGGGAGTATGTACGATGTGACCAGCACGGCGCAAGGTGTCGGCAAACGCGATGACGCCAGGAGTGAGCCCCTGCGCGTGGTGGAACAACAGGATCTCCGCCATATCAATACCGCCTTTCAGATCGAACCAGGCGATGCGCCAAACAGTGAACCAAACGATCTGGCGCCCTCAGTCGAACACAACTATAGAACAAATGATCTGTGTAGTCAAGCGGTCGGCAGGTGAGGTGTTGTAGATGGTGAGGCATGCGCATAGGCAACGAACAAAGCCAAATGCGGCGTTAAACGAAGGGACGAGCTGGTCGACTCGCTTCGGGGCGCTAGTAACCATCAATCGTGATAATCTCTATTTTACTAGCCGTATCTCACACTAATCATACCAAATCCGGTTAATAGCTTGGTTTATGGTGGGGGTTCGGGGGCGGCAAAGCCGCCCCCGAACTTCTCTACGAACGTAATCAAACGGAGTTGGTATCACAAATGGAAACTAGGCCAAAAGCTGCGCTTGACATGGGCGCCACCATAGGAGTATAATAGTAGAACATATGATCTAATATATCAATTGTAACAACGATTCGGAGGCACGCATGCTCGAACCATCTGAATTGGCCGAGGCGTTTGCTCGGAATGTTGGCGTGATCCAAGCACAAACGGAAGGGCTGAGCCACGCCGACAGCCTCCTCCAGCTGCCGTTTCGGGGCAACTGCTTGAATTGGGTGCTCGGCCACCTGCTCGATAACCGTGATGATGTGCTCAAGGCACTGGGCGCGCAGCGGATCATGAACGACAACAGCGCGGCATTGTATCGGCGTGGATCCGCGCCGATCGCCAGTTCTACTACCGAGTTGCTACTGCTTCAGGATCTGCTTGAGCAGCTCGTACAATCGCAGGAACGCCTCTCGGGTGCGTTGGGCCGCACCACCGAAGCCGACATGACACGTGAAATCGTCCGCAATGGGAATACGACCACACTTGGCAAGCTGGTGTTCTTCCTGTATTTCCACGAGACCTACCATGTTGGGCAGACAGAGCTGCTGCGCCAGCTCGCCGGCAAGAATGACCAGGTGATCTAGCGTATGTAGCAGCCGATGCTTCCGCCCTACGTTCCCTTCGCGATCAGTTTCTTGTTCACCGGGTTGGCGTCGCCACTAACTTCGCCGCCAGCGACGACGTGAAAGTGGCTTTCAATTGCCTGCGGTGACTCCGCCGTGTCTGCCGACAACACGTTCTTCTGCAACTACTATGGCTTGCCGGCGATCAGCGTGCCGTGCGGTGTGGATCGGAACGGGCTGCTGCTCGGTCTGCAATTCGTAGGACGGCAAGGTGGTGACGGCCACGTGCTGTCGCTCGCTCAGGCTTATCAGGAGGCTACAGGATGGCGTTACACGCCGCCTCAAAGCCTGGAATGATGCTCGTTCTGCCAATCCCCAGCTCAATCCTGACCAACCCAGGTGATATAATACTGCACACTGGTGCTAGTCAGTTAGAATGGGGAGCGCATCATGAGCACACAAGACCATGACTCAGTGCCGCCTCAGAACCAATTGCCCACGACGCAATCGCACCCACCGGATGTCTGGGCTGATGGCCCGGCATATGATGCGTATGTTGGGCGCTGGAGCCGCATCGTTGCGCGGGACTTTCTGACCTGGCTTGCGATTGCACCGAACCGTCACTGGTTAGAGGTCGGGTGTGGCACGGGTGTGCTTACTCAGGCCATTCTTCAATATGCGCAGCCAGCAGAAATCCAGGCTATCGACCCGTCGCTCAAGTATGTGGCGTTTGCTCGCGAGCAGGTGCGTGATACGCGCGTACACTTTGATGTTAGTACTGTACAGTCGCTTGCCCGTGCCACCAGCGCCTATGATGTGGTTGTCTCTGGACTCGTGCTCAATTTTCTTCCACAGCCACAGCGCGCCCTTGCCGAAATGATCCATGCAACCCGAGACGGCGGAACGCTAGCGGCATATGTGTGGGATTATGCTGGTAAAATGCAGTTTATGCGCCACTTCTGGAATGCAGCGTGTGCGCTTAATCCGCAGGCACTGGACGCGGATGAGGGGCGCCGCTTCCCGCTGTGCCAAGCACAACCACTGGCCGAACTGTTTCGCGCAGCAGGATTGAAGGATGTCGCGGTGCAGGCCCTGGAGATTGCGACTGATTTTGCCGACTTTGAGGATTACTGGTCGCCATTTCTCGGCGGCCAAGGCCCTGCGCCCAGTTATACCATGGCGCTGCCTGAAGCGCAACGGGAGGCACTACGCGAGCGATTACGGCAAAGCCTACCGTTTGCACTAGACGGGTCAATTCCACTGGTCGCACGAGCCTGGGCGGTACGTGGTGTACGCTAAGGCGGCCGCCCACCCCGCCACTCCTGCGCCCGCGCGATCGGTGCGATTTGGGCGCTTTCTCGTATGGCGCGCTGCGGCTGATGTGCCAGGTGTTCGGCCACCATCCATCATGCACCACGTCACCCTCTACATCTCGATTATCGCCTGGTATGGCGGTGGATAATCGGATATCGCCACGTAATCAGGGCCGCTTTTTACCGCTTTCCGTGGTAGGCTGCGCGAGGAGATACGTACTGAAGGGGGTATCTATGCACAAATCTGAGCTGTTGAATGGGGTGCGGGAAGAGTATCGGCAATGGGAAGCGCTGCTCAACCAGATTGGCGAGGCGCGTATGGATCAGCCCGGCGCGGCGGCTGACTGGTCGATCAAGGATATCATCGCGCACCTGACCGGCTGGCGCTACCGAACCGTCGCCCGCTTACAAGCTGCACACCGTGGTGAAGGGGAACCGTCCTCACCCTGGCCAGCGCACCTCCAAGCTGACGTAGATCTTGATGCAATCAACGCGTGGATCTATGAGTCCAATCATGGCCGCTCGGTGCGTGAAGTCCTGGATGAATCGCATCAGGTATTTCAGCAGATGTTCGCTGCCATCGAAGGGTTACCCGATGCAGTCCTCAACGATCCAGCGCGCTACCTTCCATGGTTGGAAGCTGAGTCCGTCAAACCGAGTGACTTCTTTGCCCACTTCCATGAAGAGCACGAGTCGGATATGCGGGCTTGGTTGGCACGCGTAGAGCAGCAATAAGCAACCGTTGACCTGCCCTCGGCGCGGCGCGATAGGCTACCAAGCGCCGGTAGTACGCCCAGTAGTCGCGCCGGAATGTGGTCAGCAGCGCCTGGTGGCATGGTACGACTGGGGCGAGCTAAGGGCGCCAGGGAACGTGCGACGATAATGGCAGGGTATTAGGTGTCACAACGAGATGGAGTGTAGCTCAATGGGTTGCCCATCAGCCGCCGCCGAGGCGTGCAGCACAGGATAGCCTCAAAATAGCAACGCCTTTGCGTGCCGAAGGCAGTCGGCTGATGAGCTTGTTAGCCCGCAAGGGTGGCAGCAGCGCGGTATTGTACCCTGCGGAGCCGGAGCTTTGCGGATAGTAGGAGTGTATTTTCACTCACCGAGAGACAGGACTGCATTGTTTCGGATGTTCTCCCAGTCGGAGCAGACAGCCCAGATCGTTAGCCAGGAACGATTCCACCGAGCAATTCTTCGATCCGTGCGAACGACATGTGATCCCAAATATAGTCGGCATAATGTGCGTCGAGTATGAGTCCATCGGGGCCAATGAAAAAATCGGCTGGCATCCGCAAGAAATTGCTCCCCTTCTCCTCGGTCAGGTGAAATCCCTGCGCCGCCGCCGCCCCGATCACCTGTTGTGTTGCAGACATGGCCATGGTTGTCGCCACTTTCGACTCCGAGATCTCAACACCGTAGAGCGTATACAGATGGGCTTCGGGATCGGCAATAAGTGGGAATGGCACATCCTGCCTCCCAATGTATTGCCGCATGGACGCGGCCGTTGACTCGAAGATAACCACCATCTCAAGCCCGGCGCGGTGATAGTCGGCATAGCGCTCGATGAGCATATGTACGCGCAGATTACACAGGGCACAGGCGGCATTTCGAAAGAACGAGAGCAACAGCGGTTTGCCTTGATAGGCGGCGAGGTCGATCGGATTGCCGAAAATGTCAATGGTGTGAAAGACCGGAGCGCGCGTTCCTGATAGAATAGACATTAACGTGTCCTCCATTCTAGCGTGATACGATGGACGAAGTTAGCTTC
The sequence above is drawn from the Candidatus Kouleothrix ribensis genome and encodes:
- a CDS encoding peptidoglycan DD-metalloendopeptidase family protein yields the protein MTFRPTRVLLGTLIALLIAAAPAAHAAPPAPVEHDVQGFLEAQPGPLKHYHDGVHTAAEIIQATSAYYGVSPRILLALLEASSALLSAPSPPASALSMPFGAAGPAGFAAQLDWAGRELRAGLGPYQRPPVLRFTDDTTQTLSLDQAPEGVAMQRFLAKGRTRAGWLDAIVRFNQAFQQYFDNQLPDARLPQPAAISGFLQRPWAAGTRVVHLAYFDHMFPTVDTGKDDNGYVVNYLGQGNLQYDGHDGHDFYFPDQPIGTYIYAAAAGIAHASTHRGNGVWIEHPGGYVTVYWHLDKFAKKFRGEVDTGAGVPVRAGDLIGSSGKTGFVVGTPHLHFEVRHNGKQVDPYGWFGAGDDPCSQYAACEASTWLWDASLAGEFDLTPPGAAAPPDHAPPQVLLSLNPPGDLLFLNHFDGSPLPQLGAGAATAGSPIEYPDARFGQGAHVAGAARLAFATAANLNLDAGTIAFWAQVPEHWPETKNNRQYLLAASAHADEGPVYTGTLALRRDTLGADGQPRWNFWTTPERGEAGRDDLAAPDTLGPGLHHFAISWDRARQQKALYLDGRRAIAITGVELPANVGGLLELGRWAPGSTASGATFDELAIYGRALGPLEIAQLAARPTPLPASAIHVSDPQLNLVVQAGDDGGAIMGMQIGLDGLFGDPQPYTQYAGLRLPDPLGPHTVAVRLFDRAGNSTTVSTTVTLSAPPQPQVMLASPTDLGATLVISQSASAIVLEAQLSARPSFADAAWQPLPLAQPWLWLPGQPHVAWVRFRDPAGAIGPTYAIGPDQQRLWLPVA
- the miaA gene encoding tRNA (adenosine(37)-N6)-dimethylallyltransferase MiaA, producing the protein MQAPAQQPIPLLAIVGPTAVGKTALAIRLAHALGGEIVSADSRQIYCGMDIGTAKPGPAERAAAPHHLIDLVVPSQEFSLALYQEHAYAAIANIAGRARLPLLVGGTGQYLAAVLEGWQIPRVPPQPELRAALERVAEQQGAEVLHARLAQIDPVAAAGIAPTNVRRVIRAIEVYELTGRPISVQQAKLPPPYHIRTLWLTLPPAELYARIDARVDAMIAAGLEHEVRGLVECGYGWELPAMSSLGYREFQPYFAGTATQAEVITRLKFDTHAFARRQASWFRRLSHVVQLPADAPALLERALACVADVRG
- the fusA gene encoding elongation factor G, with translation MRSYGPEKIHNIGLFGHGGCGKTTLMEALLLTAKAITRAGRVEDGNTVSDYDPDEQRRRMSINLSVAPAEWKDDKINLIDVPGYADFAGEVASAMRVIDGAVIVMDAAGGVEVGTEAVWEAARAAGVPRIIFINKLDRENANFFRTVEQAQQMLDEAIIPMQIPIGSQREFKGIISLRRQRAWMIAEKHDGTFVEADIPADLVGLEQEWREKLIDKIAATNDDLIEKYLDGGADALSPDDIQRGLRAGIANGTIVPVFCGAADQAHGTAQLLDGIIDSIPSAVRTIATATDLLSGTPIELKPAVHEPFSALVFKTLVDPYGKISFVRVFSGELHANSSLYNPRTRKDERIGQVYQIRGKEQISVPLLGPGDIGIVTKLAEVATNDTLCSHDRPLQLASIQFPAVAYSAMVKPKTRADLDRLGGALHNVMEEDPTLKVSRDQQTGETLLSGLGEPHLQIIAERMKRKFNVDVDLDLPRVAYRETIRGKAEAQYRHKKQTGGAGQFGDVTIRIEPLAPDPAREDPLEFVNAIVGGVIDRTFVPAVEKGVREAMAEGVVSGNHMVDVRVTLFDGKMHPVDSKEIAFKIAGHEAFKIAAQKAQPVIMEPIYALEISVPDQFAGDIMSDMTTRRGRVSGMLPDGSGRTTISAHAPLAEIQRYATDLRSLTQGRGRFSMQFDHFEDVPQHLAQGLIEAQKAHQAEGH